In the Danio rerio strain Tuebingen ecotype United States chromosome 8, GRCz12tu, whole genome shotgun sequence genome, one interval contains:
- the ptgesl gene encoding prostaglandin E synthase 2, giving the protein MMAAACTRTLGKVGRLVLDTPTCRFTNTAAFVPRTSMRCQGRAYGTGSSGFKSRLLLAAPVRGSGRVLGCAFLLGGGFGLYQTIKLTLQHHLAEKEADASDLDTDLKLTLYQYKTCPFCSKVRAFLDYHRLPYEIVEVNPVMRQEIKWSTYRKVPILMVNGTVQLNDSSVIISALKTYISSKDKKISEILACYPEMKSKNDRGKDVIEFGNKYWVMVHDADADQLYPGKDSRKEEIKWRTWADDWLVHLISPNVYRTPTEALASFDYIVREGKFGSFEGFFAKYFGAAAMWIISKRLKYKHNLQADVRQDLYKAVNDWVAAIGKNKQFMGGDEPNLADLAVFGVLRVMEGLQSFDDMMEHTKVKKWYSRMQKATQHVS; this is encoded by the exons ATGATGGCGGCGGCCTGTACGAGAACGCTGGGTAAGGTCGGCCGGTTAGTTTTAGACACGCCGACGTGCCGTTTTACAAACACTGCAGCATTCGTGCCGAGAACCTCCATGAGATGCCAAGGGAGAGCTTACGGTACCGGTAGCTCGGGGTTTAAATCCAGACTTTTGCTCGCGGCGCCGGTGCGAGGCAGTGGCAGAGTCCTGGGATGCGCCTTCTTGCTCGGAGGTGGTTTCGGCTTGTACCAGACCATCAAACTCACACTTCAACATCACCTTGCAGAGAAAGAAGCTGAC GCATCAGATCTGGACACAGACCTGAAATTGACTCTCTATCAGTATAAGACCTGTCCGTTTTGCAGCAAAGTGCGAGCTTTCCTGGATTATCATCGACTGCCATATGAAATCGTGGAGGTCAATCCCGTTATGCGGCAGGAGATCAAGTGGTCGACCTACAGAAAAGTCCCCATCCTGATGGTGAACGGGACGGTG CAACTGAATGACTCTTCAGTAATTATTAGTGCTTTGAAGACATACATTAGCAGCAA GGACAAAAAGATATCTGAGATTCTTGCTTGTTATCCTGAAATGAAGTCAAAGAACGACAGAGGGAAAGACGTGATAGAGTTTGGCAATAAGTACTGGGTCATGGTGCATGACGCGGATGCTGATCAACTATATCCTGGAAAAGACAGCAGAAA AGAAGAGATTAAATGGCGGACATGGGCAGATGATTGGCTGGTGCATCTAATTTCCCCAAATGTTTACCGGACGCCAACTGAAGCCCTCGCATCTTTTGACTACATAGTACGGGAAGGGAAATTCGGTTCCTTCGAGGGCTTTTTTGCTAAGTATTTTGGAGCTGCTGCCATGTGGATCATCTCAAAGAGATTAAAATATAA ACACAATCTGCAAGCTGATGTAAGGCAGGATCTTTACAAGGCTGTCAATGACTGGGTGGCAGCCATTGGAAAAAACAAGCAATTCATGGGAGGTGATGAACCCAACCTTGCAGATCTG GCAGTGTTTGGAGTTCTGAGGGTTATGGAAGGCCTTCAGTCATTTGATGATATGATGGAACACACCAAGGTGAAGAAATGGTACAGCCGAATGCAGAAGGCCACACAACATGTGTCATAA